Within bacterium, the genomic segment GTGGGATCGGCGCCGGGGTATGCCATCTCTTCTTCATCGCCGATCCCGTAATTGGCGCTTCCGGAGCGATCTACGGGATACTGGTTGCCTTCGCTCTGTTCTTCCCGGAACGGTCGGTCACCCTGTTGCTCTTTTTCATCCTACCGGTTACCCTGCGGGCGAAGTATCTGGTGGCCCTTTTCATCGGCATTTCGATCTTTTCAGGCATCGAGAGCAGCCTCTTCGGCCTCAACGACGGCGTTGCGCACTTGGCTCACCTTGGCGGGGCCCTCACGGGATTCTTGCTGCTCCGCAGCCTGCCGGCCCTTAGTGCAACCCGGTTCGAATGGCGCAAACGCCGTGAATGGCGGCAGATGGCTGCAAAAAACCGGTCCCGCACCAGGGAAAAAGCCCAACGGGAGGAGATCGATCGCCTCCTCGACCGGATAAATGAAGTTGGCTATGAGTCCCTTACCAGAGAAGAAAAAAAGACACTGCTCAAGCACAGCAAGAAGATCAAGGATTGAACGACCTCGCATGCAGCCCGGGCCTGACCTGACAACCGGATGGCGCCTCCTCCTGTGGATTGGAGCGACCCTTTTCCTCATTCTCACGACCTCCCTCGAGGGCCGGGAGGTGGTGATCAAGGAACGGCAATCCCGAGCCGTGACGAACCGCCTCGCTACCATTCAGGCTGGCCGTTATGAATTTATTCCATTGCGTCCCTTCGCGGAGACCCTGCAGCTTCCGTACGAGGTCGATTCCGCGCGCAAGCAGTTCATCCTGCAAATTCCCCATAACCCCGTCATCGTCCATGCCATCAATCCCTTCATTCGCGTCGGAGCGCAGTGGCGGCAAATGCCCGTTGCTGCCCTGATCATCGATGGCGAATATTATGCCCCGATCGATTACTTCCTCGATCTCATTCGCACCGCCTTGCCCTTCGTTCTCGAGTATGATCCCGCACAGGCCACCATCTGGATCACCAAATCGGCCCGGGGTGTCGCCGCCATCCAGATCGATGATATGGAAAACGGCACCTTGATCCGCATCGGACTCGACCAGCCGATCCAGGAATCGAACCTTTTCATCAGCGAGAGCAATGGCTGGCTTTATGCGGACCTCTACGGCGGTACCATCGCCAGCTTCAAGCCCGCTGCAGCGCGTAAAAACACCCGGACCATCGACCGCATCAGCACGATTCAGCTTTCACGGGATACAGCGCGACTGGGCTTTCGGTTGCTGAAAAAGGTGAAGGAGCGGGAAGTCAAGGTGAGTGCATCGCCGCCGGAGATACAGATCGCCCTGCGCACCCATGCGGAGGTGCCGGCAGCGCTGCTGGATGAACTGGACAAGGAACGGGAAAAGTGGAAGATCGATCTGATCGTTATCGATCCCGGCCATGGCGGCCGGGATCCCGGAGCCTTAGGAGCGGATGGCACCCGGGAAAAGGATTTCACCCTCAAGAT encodes:
- a CDS encoding rhomboid family intramembrane serine protease, with the protein product MIERRVSFGLNQAMTPMVRTLLIVNAVVYLAQLFFRYSGGSSLLIAAVALHRTSIWPDLQLWQLITYQFLHGSLWHLLFNLFTLWIFGCDVERMLGSKKFAAYYLLCGIGAGVCHLFFIADPVIGASGAIYGILVAFALFFPERSVTLLLFFILPVTLRAKYLVALFIGISIFSGIESSLFGLNDGVAHLAHLGGALTGFLLLRSLPALSATRFEWRKRREWRQMAAKNRSRTREKAQREEIDRLLDRINEVGYESLTREEKKTLLKHSKKIKD
- a CDS encoding N-acetylmuramoyl-L-alanine amidase, with protein sequence MQPGPDLTTGWRLLLWIGATLFLILTTSLEGREVVIKERQSRAVTNRLATIQAGRYEFIPLRPFAETLQLPYEVDSARKQFILQIPHNPVIVHAINPFIRVGAQWRQMPVAALIIDGEYYAPIDYFLDLIRTALPFVLEYDPAQATIWITKSARGVAAIQIDDMENGTLIRIGLDQPIQESNLFISESNGWLYADLYGGTIASFKPAAARKNTRTIDRISTIQLSRDTARLGFRLLKKVKEREVKVSASPPEIQIALRTHAEVPAALLDELDKEREKWKIDLIVIDPGHGGRDPGALGADGTREKDFTLKIAREIRNKIERDLKIKVIMTRDADRFIPLEERGNIANRAGGKLFISIHADSNPKKSLRGHTVYFMGPAKTEEARRVAQFENSVIKFEDANSKYANLSETSFILAANAQNSYNKESEEFAALLDRELKSRQAADGFGVRQAGFYVLHGTSMPNVLLETAFISNKADEKLLGSRAFHLGIADAVCASIKTFKERYESAF